The Triticum aestivum cultivar Chinese Spring chromosome 3A, IWGSC CS RefSeq v2.1, whole genome shotgun sequence genome includes a region encoding these proteins:
- the LOC123060246 gene encoding aspartate--tRNA ligase, chloroplastic/mitochondrial has product MASSLLRASPLSLLSRLRPLSRRPPASHLRCLLLLSGSASAPSRSTPTPRTLAAATDAATPPEEAAAPPAAEARLERMQPLQWPQRDALCGELGAGDAGRRVRLCGWVALRRSHAGLTFLTLRDSSGMVQVTTLPEYPEVYAVVNKLRVESVVSVEGVVRPRPTESINADMRTGAIEVAADHVSVLNSVTRSLPFPITTADTVKEKFPEEVRLRFRVLDLRRPQMQSNLRLRHKVIKHIRRYLEDRHDFVEIETPILSKSTPEGARDYLVPSRVQPGTCFALPQSPQLFKQMLMASGFEKYFQIARCFRDEDLRADRQPEFTQLDMEIAFTSMEDMLSLNEELMIHIFKEVGDIKLPKCFPRLTYNEAMNRYGTDRPDLRFDWELKDASDVFLGSSFKVFADTLENGGVIKALCVPGGAKVFSNTDLKKGTVYAEASKAGAKGLPFLKVMDNGELEGVGPLVSSLKPEKKEHLLELLDAKAGDLILFALGEQSTANQILGRLRLFIAHKLDVIDTSAHSILWVTDFPMFEWNSDEQRYEALHHPFTAPNPEDMNDLPSARALAYDMIYNGVEIGGGSLRIYKSDVQQRIFEIIGISPEQAEEKFGYLLECFDMGAPPHGGIAYGLDRLVMLLARESSIRDVIAFPKTTTAQCSLTKAPSPVEPQQLKDLGLRTS; this is encoded by the exons ATGGCGTCCTCCCTCCTCCGCGCCTCGCCGCTCTCCCTCCTCTCCCGCCTGAGGCCGCTCAGCCGCAGGCCTCCCGCCTCGCACCTCCGCTGCCTCCTCCTGCTCTCCGGCTCCGCCTCGGCCCCCTCACGCTCCACGCCCACGCCCCGAACCCTAGCGGCCGCCACCGATGCGGCGACCccgccggaggaggcggcggcgccccCCGCGGCCGAGGCGAGGCTGGAGAGGATGCAGCCTCTGCAGTGGCCCCAGCGGGACGCGCTCTGCGGCGAGCTCGGGGCGGGCGACGCGGGGCGCCGGGTCCGGCTCTGCGGCTGGGTCGCCCTCCGCCGCTCCCACGCCGGCCTCACCTTCCTCACCCTCCGCGACTCCTCCGGCATGGTCCAG GTGACGACTCTGCCAGAATACCCTGAAGTTTACGCTGTTGTGAACAAGCTGAGAGTGGAATCAGTGGTTTCTGTTGAGGGGGTGGTGCGCCCGCGCCCAACAGAATCCATCAATGCAGATATGAGGACTGGGGCTATAGAG GTTGCTGCAGATCATGTATCAGTGCTCAACTCGGTAACTCGTTCCCTACCTTTTCCAATCACCACTGCTGATACAGTGAAAGAAAAATTTCCGGAAGAAGTCAGATTGAG ATTTAGGGTGCTGGACTTGCGTCGACCACAAATGCAGTCAAACTTGAGATTACGTCATAAAGTTATTAAACACATTCGTCGTTACTTGGAGGATAGGCATGATTTTGTTGAG ATTGAGACTCCAATTTTATCCAAGTCTACACCAGAAGGCGCTCGGGACTATCTTGTACCTTCAAGAGTTCAG CCAGGAACATGCTTCGCTCTTCCTCAAAGCCCTCAGCTGTTCAAGCAAATGTTGATGGCCTCTGGCTTCGAAAAATATTTTCAGATTGCAAG ATGCTTCCGGGATGAAGATCTGCGTGCAGACAGGCAACCAGAATTTACACAACTTGACATGGAGATTGCCTTTACATCAATGGAGGATATGTTGAGCTTGAATGAAGAATTGATGATACAT ATATTTAAAGAGGTAGGAGATATCAAGCTGCCTAAGTGTTTTCCAAGGCTCACCTACAACGAGGCGATGAACCGTTATGGGACAGACAGGCCTGACCTTCGGTTCGATTGGGAGCTAAAAGAT GCTAGTGATGTATTTTTGGGCAGTAGCTTCAAGGTTTTTGCAGATACATTAGAAAATGGTGGTGTAATAAAGGCATTATGTGTGCCTGGTGGTGCCAAAGTTTTTTCAAACACCGACCTAAAGAAGGGAACTGTTTATGCTGAGGCTTCCAAAGCTGGAGCTAAGGGCCTGCCTTTCCTCAAAGTTATGGACAATG GGGAGCTTGAAGGAGTTGGTCCGTTGGTGTCAAGTCTAAAACCCGAAAAGAAAGAACACCTGTTGGAACTTTTAGATGCAAAAGCAGGTGATCTTATCCTGTTTGCCTTGGGCGAGCAGTCAACAGCTAATCAAATTCTTGGCAGGTTAAGATTGTTTATTGCTCATAAGCTGGACGTGATAGATACA TCAGCACATTCAATTCTTTGGGTGACAGATTTTCCAATGTTTGAATGGAATAGTGACGAGCAGCGATATGAG GCTCTACACCATCCTTTCACTGCACCAAATCCTGAAGATATGAATGATCTACCATCAGCTCGTGCCTTGGCTTATGATATGATTTACAATGGGGTGGAG ATCGGAGGAGGCAGTTTGAGGATCTACAAAAGTGATGTGCAACAAAGGATTTTTGAGATCATCGGTATCTCACCTGAACAG GCAGAGGAAAAATTTGGCTACCTTTTGGAGTGTTTTGACATGGGTGCTCCCCCACATG GGGGCATTGCCTATGGGTTGGATCGTTTGGTGATGCTTTTGGCCCGCGAAAGTTCAATCCGGGATGTGATAGCTTTCCCAAAGACCACGACTGCTCAATGTTCGCTCACCAAAGCACCGTCCCCTGTGGAACCTCAGCAATTGAAGGATCTGGGCCTGCGTACTTCGTGA